Genomic segment of Labrus mixtus chromosome 1, fLabMix1.1, whole genome shotgun sequence:
TATGCAGAGTAAGACCATTCCTGGAAGCATTCACTTTCAACATCTGCTTCAAGTACATTGTTTGAATGCATATGCGCAACCTAAACAGATCAAGGTAGAGAACAATGCACCGCCTATATTTCATCCACGCTGCTTAAAtgatcacagacacacatccatTCTGCTCTTTACAGCATTCTTCTGCCAGTCATTGCTTGAATTTATTCAAAGAccttgatttattattattgtatgaaTTGTTACGAGGAACCTAATACACTTTGTATGCAGTAAAACTTCAAGGCAATTTATAATATCACCGATTCAGTGTCTGCTTGGGAAATGAAATCATTGTCATTCAAAACATTCCCAACAAAATACTGTCAGGCAAGCAATTCAAGAGAAAATATGATATATCATGTGTGTATGACGTATTCATGTGTGGCATTTTCCATTAGAGCAGTCGGGGGCCTCCTTAACAAAAGACGAGTGACAATGTCAAGTCAGCATAGGCAGGAGCCCCCTTTCTCCTTGACACCCTCATTCCAATGACACCAGACACAAGGCAGAATGTCGCCACCTAAAGGCAGCCTTTCTCGCCTTCAGACTCCCCCCTTTTGCCTCAGTACCACCTGCACCTTATTAACATGGATGCTCTCCCAGCGAGACAGGATTCTTTTTAATTAGAGTTTCATGGtgaatcaaatcacaacactcaaaaacttatcaaaacaaatcaatatgATAAATTATGGGCCAATTAAAAGTAATGACACAGGAGTCTTTGCATGTTTGGTAACAATGAGGGCAGCTCGGAGGAAGAAGTAGTCACAGAGACACTTATTTATCAGTCAGTGGGCCACAGAGCCTGGTACAGCTGCTGGAGCTAAACATTATGTGGGCCAGAATCCTAAAACATATTCAAGACCAAGTGGGCGCAGGCTCACTCCTAGGAGTGAATTACTGAAATCCCTTCTTCCTGAGCATTGAGGAATTTTGCAGCAGATTGGTTTTAACCTTGATTCCACACTAAGTAATTCCCTTCAACGCCTTAAGCGGAATTAGGCATCATTACGTATCATCCATCTCCTCATCCCAGGAATTCTCtttagaaatgaaatgaagctCTCCACAAGGCCAGGCGCTGGCACGGTGGTGACAATGATAAGGCCAACAGAGCCCTGCTGATATGTTCATATTATTCCCCTCTCCCAGCAAGAGACCAAACCTAGCCTGTCTGCCAGTGCACCACTATAAAACATCATTAGAGGCCAGCAGCACTGTGGAGAGATACTGGGAGTTACAGGAAGCTACAGTAGGTTCAGATGCAGACAGCACTACTAAAGGTGCCCTTGTGAAACTGACTGAGCAGGCGGGTATACTCTCACGTTTTATccatatctttatttatttttcctgtttaGCCTCTCCTCCCATGGCACTGTAGTGACAGATGGGTTGAGAGGCCTTGGGATCGATGGAAGGGgaattctgtctttgtttcctgACATTTTTCCCATAGCCACTCTCCTCTGACTCAGGTTACTTACTGTCCACACAGTCGGAGAGATGAGGCAGAAgcggagaggagggaggaacaTTATACGCTTCTGTACAGCTTCTGAAGAAACTTAATGCCTTAGGCCATCTCCCTCTACACAGGTTTCCGTTGAATAATACAATACAGCACCCTGCACGCCTGATGCGTCTAGGGGACCCTCTGTAAACAACACACTAAGGAATGTGTTGTTGCTGCTCTCGCTTGTTTTCCCTTTGAAAGTCTGATGGGAGGGAGAAAAGTAAGTGCACAAAATGGGCGTGCAACAGCCCAGCACAGTCTAATTCATCATCACTACATTAGCAGGGAAACAGACCGCGGAATGGGTCCGcaattatttctctctctctgattagGAAACCTTAACTCTCTTTGTGCTGACCCTTGCCCTATGCAGCTGGCTCATAATAGAAGCAAGGCTGGGACTGAGAGTGGGAACAACAGACAGTGGCCTTCCTCCCTGGTGGGAACACGTCACATCAGATCACAGTCATCGTCACATCTATGTCCAGAGCAAATAGTCGGGACTGAAAAGACAGTGGAGAGCCTAATCAAGAGGCCAGTTGTTCAAGTGCATCACGATGTAGcagtgaacaaaaaaatgactttctcTACTTTTGCCTGCCAAAGACAAAATGAATGCTGAAGGTAACTGAATAGTCTTTATTCGTCCCTATCAAATTATATTAGGACCATGAAAGGTAAACATCAGACAGAGGATTCTTTTGGCTACAACTGGTCGTTATCCCCACTGTTACATACTGCTGTCTGAAGGAGGCTTAATCCTCGTCTGACACGACAGACTTTTAATGGGCTTAAGGCCAAAGACATAGAGAAGTTATCAGGTTAGAGGCTTATACACCAAAGTACTCAACACAAAGACGTCTAAAGTAGCTGTGAAAATAAGTACAACGTGCTAATCTCTAGGAATTAAAATCGCTAGAATCAACCGCGAGTAGCTATAGATTTTCATGTCGGATGTCACAGTCATGAGGACTGCTTGAAAGGGCAAAGAGGGATCTGTCACTGTTTGAGTACATTATGTGACTGTATAACTGATCCAGATgattgataaaaatgttttagtcggtacatttaaaaaaaaaaaaaaaaaaaacactgtcattgGATATGGATATGCAAATATCTGTGGGATAATTGGATAGTTCAAAAGGAATTGGTGATGAAAAAAAGTCACACCTGCTCATAATGTAACTCGCAGCCACAGTCTAAACCTTTTATTCCACGGGAAGGAAATGACAGTGATAGAGTGATTAATGAAAAAATTCTACATGAAAACGGATTTCAAAAGCCTACCGTGACATATTTCAAGCACAACTGATTTGTGTTGATGTCAGTGGCTCTGTTCTATGAGAATACTGGAATGACTGTTTAATCCTTCTAATGCtcagccctccctccctctctccctccctccctctctccctccctcccctcctttctctctgtgctcctggGCCTCTCTGCTTCTGCCTGTCCttatcttctctttcttttattttacaaaacaagggcggggggggggggttgatatAGGAAATGGGAGCTCTCAGTGTTGTGATGTGAAAATGGTGGCAATACAGTGAAGGAGAAAAGTGCAATTTCTCTTACCTGTATGATGGACATGCGGTTAGTAGGTGTGTCTGTAGTGCTGGTGACTGGGCCTGTGAAGCTGGTGTGGCATCCCACGTGGCCTTGGGGCACGCTGAGGTTATTGGCAGTGGGCTTGAGGtacatgacctctgaccttggTGAGCTGAGTGGCAGGCGTGTCTGGTAGTCAAAGTACATGGGAGAGGTGGCCAAGGAAGGGCTGCTTACCACATTCATCACATTCATGGCATCCCGCTCCTCCACCTCGCTCTGCACCAGCATGATGTCGTTCTTgttaatcttcttcttctttccttttcccaGCTGAGGGTGCGAGTACTCTGCAATGCGACAATTATACGTTCGGATCTCCTTGTTTTCCTGCTTGCACTTGATTGCTATGGTCACCATGGCAGCCAGAAGCATGATTGATATGATACTGAGAGTTACAATAAGAGGAAGGGACATGTCCCAGTTCTGATTGTCCTTTGTGCGCGGCAGTCCATCAGGAGGACGTCCATCTGAGGCCTTTATTATGAGCCTGGCGGCAGCGGTGAGAGTTGGCTTGCCGTGGTCTGACACTCGGATGATCAACTCCACAATCGGGTTCACATCATCCCAGAATGGGTGGGCTGTGCGCACTTCCCCCGTCACTGGATCAATCTCAAAGAGATGCTCCTCATTGCCATCCGAGATCTCATAGGTGAGCCTCCCACTCTCTCCATAGTCATTATCAACCGCCCTCACTGTGGTGAGAATGTAGCCAACTCCAACATTGCGGGGCACATGGATTTCAGCTGTGTCATTCAGGAGTAGCGGCAGAACGATGACAGGGATGTTGTCATTGACATCTAGAACACTGATGCGCACTGTAGCATTGCTCTCCAGGTGTGGAGATCCGTTATCTTTAGCAAGAAccttgaagtcgaaatactttaTTTGCTCGTAGTTGAAAGATCTCACGGCATAGATGGCTCCATTTGCAGCGTTAACATTTACATAGGTGTTGACATCACCCCCACTCACGTTGGAGTTAACTATGCTGTAGTACACTGTGCCGTTCTGGCCAAGGTCAGGATCATGTGCCAGAACTGAACCTAGATACTCCCCAGGAATGTTGTTCTCAGGAATCTGAAGAAGATAAACTGACTTGGTAAAGCGAGGAACGTTATCATTCTCATCGAGGATCTTTACTGTGAAGGATTTTGTGGAATTGAGAGGAGGAATTCCATTGTCTTTGGCCACAATGGTGACGTTGTACTCATCCTGTGCCTCTCTGTCTAAGGGTCTGTCTGTCACCACTGTATAGAAGTTAACATAGTTCTCCTCAAGTTTAAAGGGGACATTACCCAACACTCTGCACTGAAGCTGCCCATTCCTGCCTGAGTCCTTGTCTGTGACACGGACCAGAGCAATGACAGTGCCTGGAGGTGCTGCCTCGCTGATGGCTCCCTGTCTCACTGACACAAAGCTTATAGATGGCCAGTTATCATTCCTGTCAAGCACTTTAACAGTGACTTTACAATGGCCTGGGATTGGATTGGGACCCAGATCCTTTGCCTGGACGTCAATCTCAATAACTGGGCTCTCTTCATAGTCAATTTCGCCCTGAATCTTAATGACCCCTGTCCTTGAATCTATGGAGAAGAGCTCCCTGATTCTCTCTGGGGCATAGCCACTAAAAGAATAAACTACTTGTCCATTGTTTCCCTCATCAGGATCTGTAGCGTTTAAATCAATCAGGACTTTACCAGGAGCGGAATTTTCAGGGATTTCTACAACATATGAGGGCTGATCAAACACAGGGCTGTTATCATTGGAATCAATAACTTTGACATTTATCTGCATGGTACCTGACCTAGGATATTCCCCTCCATCAGTGGCTGACAAAATTAGGGTGTGATGGCTTCGTTCTTCTCGGTCCAATGGTCTTTGAATAACTAATTCTGGGAATTTGGTCCCGTCACCACGGGATTTTACCTCCAAGGAGAAGAGATTGTAGTCATCGCGTGTTATTTGATACGTTTTCAGGCCGTTTTCTCCTGCATCTGGGTCATGCGCACTGGTCAGGGGAAAGCGTGTCCCTGGCACtgcattttcagaaatgtcaaTATCAATCTGATCCGAGGGGAAAGTTGGTGAGTTGTCATTAATGTCCTGAATATCTATTTTGATCATGCATATCTCCTTGTCATTGGCAAACACCTCCATGGACAGCTGGCACTTGGGGTTTCTCTTACACAAGGTTTCCCTGTCGATGCGCTGCTTTGTGTACAACAGTCCGCTCTGGGGGTCTACGTCAATGAGATGCGGAGCCGAGTTTTCCAGCACCCTGAAGTTGGCTTTTTTACCCTGTCCTGCCTGCCCAACCTGTTCCAGTCCAAGTCTGGCATCTTTGGCAATGTTCCCAATCACTGTCCCCGGACCCTGTTCCTCCGGGACAGAGTAATTCAAGTTTTTCAATGTCAGGGCTTGAGCCCATAAGAgtaggaaaaagaaaatagaaagatACATCCCCACTCTGTAaaagttgcttttatgtgtcctGTTTATTCCTCCCTTGACCTGTTGatattttcttcaaatttgGTATTTCTATTATTCAGGATCAAAGAAAGAGTTCTGTTCATCATGTGAGGCCTTGGCATTTGTCTTTGTGGATTGTCTTtgctctgtctccctcttcctctgcctcttccaGCAATCTGTGGAGCTGAACACCTAATTTATATTCAGCTGAGCGCCCAGGCTCATCTGAGCAATAATTGCGATCCAGTCCCCAAACAGAATCGTCATTGTTAAGTGCTCACTCGTACCACctaagaaagaaacagaaaaaaaagatttatttatcaCAATGTCTGTGTCAATTAGTCACCTTAATAAAAATAGACTTAGCTGCATACAAGCCTTTCTGCCAGTAAGACATCAGATCTACCGCTGAGCCAAAATGAAACAGGGCTCATGTGTAATTCATCTCCACAATTATGGGGGAAGCTTGTCAATTAGTTAACCTTGGGAAGACACTTGGCACAGCCCTGATACACATGGATATAATGATTCCTCTTGCCGTGTATTTACTACGTGCGATTTTAAAGGCACAAGGTTCAGAATGCAGTTTTTAATGTATCTCCAATGTGCAACGCACGACCTGACCCTGGTGCGATAATGGTCCATTCACACAATATGAGAATGTTGATGAAACTGTAATGGAGCAAGTTTAATATTATGGTAACACTGCCGGCGTACAATTGAAGATGGCCTATTGTGGTGGCTATTTAAATAAGTGTGTATAAAATGAGCCTCTTACACGCATTAACAAATCCGCATAATCCGGATATTCACAATGAGCCTTCTAAAAATTCGGAAATGAGCTGCCAACATCTCGGCACAGCCGTGTAATTCTCTCCACTGATGCACTcgctgcctctctccctctctctctctttcgctctgcAAGATTCAACGGTCTTTGGGATAAGCTGTTGCATCCGCATGCATATAGGGAAGGTTGTGAAATAACAATCGTTTGGAAATGAGCAACAGACAGGGAAAATCACAGATAAGACCTTGGAAGAACTAATGACACAATGTGAACTTACCAAAAGAAGCCGATGTAATAGTCCAGAAAATATAACAGTAAAAATGAAATAGTCAGTTCCAGAAGGGTTCAAGGAGAGTTTCATCCCTCTAACACTTCAGTAAAAGGTACCACCCGTATCCTCTTTCCCCCTCTGTGTGCGGAGGGGAAAAGCCACAAGCCTCAGATGCACGCGCAGGCTACAGTGCAGCgcagtggaaataaataaaaaaaaaaaaagtgctccaGAAAAGTATGACTGTAATGTCAATGAGCTGAAGTCCTCTCCGCTGTCTGATTAGGATGCAGCGGCTCGCCTTCTGCCTGCAGTGAGTCACCGTTCATCAGGAAGGAAAACTGTtcggagaagaggaaggagaaaaatCCAGACGTGTAGGAAGGTAGATCCaaagtttggtattttttttttttttttttttaaagagcggTGGGTGTTTTTCCTCCTTGTCCGAAACAGCGCTGAGAGACTGAATCCCGGTGTGGCGTTTTGTCCTTGTCCGCGTCCCCCGTCAAAGTCCACACATagcctacagagagagagagacagctgctGAGGAGGTGGTCAGCAACAACCCCGCATTCTGCCACAAGTCCCTCCGTAGCTGTCAGGAAAATAGGGGGTTGG
This window contains:
- the pcdh17 gene encoding protocadherin-17 isoform X1 produces the protein MYLSIFFFLLLWAQALTLKNLNYSVPEEQGPGTVIGNIAKDARLGLEQVGQAGQGKKANFRVLENSAPHLIDVDPQSGLLYTKQRIDRETLCKRNPKCQLSMEVFANDKEICMIKIDIQDINDNSPTFPSDQIDIDISENAVPGTRFPLTSAHDPDAGENGLKTYQITRDDYNLFSLEVKSRGDGTKFPELVIQRPLDREERSHHTLILSATDGGEYPRSGTMQINVKVIDSNDNSPVFDQPSYVVEIPENSAPGKVLIDLNATDPDEGNNGQVVYSFSGYAPERIRELFSIDSRTGVIKIQGEIDYEESPVIEIDVQAKDLGPNPIPGHCKVTVKVLDRNDNWPSISFVSVRQGAISEAAPPGTVIALVRVTDKDSGRNGQLQCRVLGNVPFKLEENYVNFYTVVTDRPLDREAQDEYNVTIVAKDNGIPPLNSTKSFTVKILDENDNVPRFTKSVYLLQIPENNIPGEYLGSVLAHDPDLGQNGTVYYSIVNSNVSGGDVNTYVNVNAANGAIYAVRSFNYEQIKYFDFKVLAKDNGSPHLESNATVRISVLDVNDNIPVIVLPLLLNDTAEIHVPRNVGVGYILTTVRAVDNDYGESGRLTYEISDGNEEHLFEIDPVTGEVRTAHPFWDDVNPIVELIIRVSDHGKPTLTAAARLIIKASDGRPPDGLPRTKDNQNWDMSLPLIVTLSIISIMLLAAMVTIAIKCKQENKEIRTYNCRIAEYSHPQLGKGKKKKINKNDIMLVQSEVEERDAMNVMNVVSSPSLATSPMYFDYQTRLPLSSPRSEVMYLKPTANNLSVPQGHVGCHTSFTGPVTSTTDTPTNRMSIIQTDNFPTEPNYMGSRQQFVQSSSTFKDPERASLRDSGHGDSDQADSDQDTNKGSCCDMSAKEALKLKATGVKPPPLEQDEDCVNCTEECRVLGHSDRCWMPQFPAGGNQAEGVDYRNNMFVPAGMETVPETETYETVNPNGKKTFCTFGKERRDHTILVANVKPYLKAKRALSPLLQEIPSVSSSPTKGCSTMSPCSSMKSPADGAEGKPPPATCSGHYGPPDGQYLSPTKQSRDQGVYPPLPPSDPVAKVLAEARSRISQEATGEMECVLEQVEPGNVNRDRMDADQVVRDIDKLLQDCRGSEATGTLRK
- the pcdh17 gene encoding protocadherin-17 isoform X2, whose protein sequence is MYLSIFFFLLLWAQALTLKNLNYSVPEEQGPGTVIGNIAKDARLGLEQVGQAGQGKKANFRVLENSAPHLIDVDPQSGLLYTKQRIDRETLCKRNPKCQLSMEVFANDKEICMIKIDIQDINDNSPTFPSDQIDIDISENAVPGTRFPLTSAHDPDAGENGLKTYQITRDDYNLFSLEVKSRGDGTKFPELVIQRPLDREERSHHTLILSATDGGEYPRSGTMQINVKVIDSNDNSPVFDQPSYVVEIPENSAPGKVLIDLNATDPDEGNNGQVVYSFSGYAPERIRELFSIDSRTGVIKIQGEIDYEESPVIEIDVQAKDLGPNPIPGHCKVTVKVLDRNDNWPSISFVSVRQGAISEAAPPGTVIALVRVTDKDSGRNGQLQCRVLGNVPFKLEENYVNFYTVVTDRPLDREAQDEYNVTIVAKDNGIPPLNSTKSFTVKILDENDNVPRFTKSVYLLQIPENNIPGEYLGSVLAHDPDLGQNGTVYYSIVNSNVSGGDVNTYVNVNAANGAIYAVRSFNYEQIKYFDFKVLAKDNGSPHLESNATVRISVLDVNDNIPVIVLPLLLNDTAEIHVPRNVGVGYILTTVRAVDNDYGESGRLTYEISDGNEEHLFEIDPVTGEVRTAHPFWDDVNPIVELIIRVSDHGKPTLTAAARLIIKASDGRPPDGLPRTKDNQNWDMSLPLIVTLSIISIMLLAAMVTIAIKCKQENKEIRTYNCRIAEYSHPQLGKGKKKKINKNDIMLVQSEVEERDAMNVMNVVSSPSLATSPMYFDYQTRLPLSSPRSEVMYLKPTANNLSVPQGHVGCHTSFTGPVTSTTDTPTNRMSIIQTDNFPTEPNYMGSRQQFVQSSTFKDPERASLRDSGHGDSDQADSDQDTNKGSCCDMSAKEALKLKATGVKPPPLEQDEDCVNCTEECRVLGHSDRCWMPQFPAGGNQAEGVDYRNNMFVPAGMETVPETETYETVNPNGKKTFCTFGKERRDHTILVANVKPYLKAKRALSPLLQEIPSVSSSPTKGCSTMSPCSSMKSPADGAEGKPPPATCSGHYGPPDGQYLSPTKQSRDQGVYPPLPPSDPVAKVLAEARSRISQEATGEMECVLEQVEPGNVNRDRMDADQVVRDIDKLLQDCRGSEATGTLRK